The Candidatus Sulfotelmatobacter sp. genomic interval AACAGCACCGCATCGCCGCTCGGCGTGATCTTGAAATCGCTCGGCCGGCCGAGCCGGAAGCGATTGGTGGCGGCATACTGTTCGAGCAGCGACGTATCCGCCGGCGATGTCGCCGCCGGCGGCGCCGCCTTCTTCGGCTTGGCGTGACTCACGCCCGCGATTGGAACGGCTGCAAGCGCGGCGATGGCCACGCCGGCGATCGCTCGCGCGCGCCCCTTCACGCCGCGCTCCCGCGCTGTACTTTCGGACGCGCTTCGCGCACCACCCCGCGCACGATGCTGTAGGCGTCGCCCCCCAGGCGGCCCACGGCGCGAAGCCTTTCCGGGTCCACTCGACCTTCCACCAGCATCGCGTCGTCGACGTGCAGGCGCAGAATCTCCCCGACAACGAACGCCGAGCTCCCGAGCTCCACCTCGCGATAAGTCCGGCATTCCATCGAGGCCGGCGACAGCGCGACCCGTGGCGGTTTCACGATGGTCGACGGGGCCGATTCGATCCCGGAGACATCGAACTCATCCACGTCCGCCGGCCACTCCCCCGAAGTCCGCACCATCGGCGAGAGCAGCGGCTCGTTGACCAGGTTCACCACGAATTCGCCGGTCTCGCGGATGTTGCGGAGCGTGTCCTTGGGATCGTTGGCGCGATCCTGAATCGCGATGCCGATGAGCGGCGGGGCGCTGCTGATCGGGACGAAGTACGAGAACGGCGCGACGTTCCGCTGTCCGGCGCGGCTCAGGGTGGAGACGAACGCGATCGGCCGCGGCACGATCACCGCGATCATCCAGTGATACATGGCGTTCGGGGAGAGGCTCTGAGGGTCGATGATCACGCTCGCAGTCTAGCGAAGATCGGGCGATTCCGTGAGCGGACGCGGAATCGCCGGGATTGTCACCCCGGGGTGACACCCGGTAACGGTCGGTGAAACCAGTTCCGTGATGCGCTCGTTGCAGCGCCCGAACTTGGCGAACCCGCCGACCGGGTACGAGGCTTGCATTGAATTTCAACCGCTTCTTGTGAGGTTCCCCGGCCCTTCACGGGCGCATCGGGCCGCGCCGCCGTCGGGGAAGATCGCCTCGCGCGATC includes:
- a CDS encoding flavin reductase family protein; translation: MIIDPQSLSPNAMYHWMIAVIVPRPIAFVSTLSRAGQRNVAPFSYFVPISSAPPLIGIAIQDRANDPKDTLRNIRETGEFVVNLVNEPLLSPMVRTSGEWPADVDEFDVSGIESAPSTIVKPPRVALSPASMECRTYREVELGSSAFVVGEILRLHVDDAMLVEGRVDPERLRAVGRLGGDAYSIVRGVVREARPKVQRGSAA